ACTGACAGGAACAGAACAAAGCATTGCAGTAACTACAGCATCATGTCGACTATGAGCAGCAGCCACTGCCCCAGGGGAAATTTCACATACCAGATCACCACTCACAACCTACAAAAGAATAAAGTTATGGCTGCCGCAGAACACTTGTAGAAACTCAGAATTTCAAGtaacaaataaaatttcagaCCAAGATATTTTTTGCAGTCAGACGGTGGTCAATAGCTCTAAGAGCACCAGCTGTTCCAATATCCTCAGGAACTGCAAGTACCTGCAACAATTAGATTCCAATGAAGTTGCAAAACAAATAATGAGTATAGAGATTAAAGTTTGAGCACTTTTAAGGAAATAAGGTAGAAGACTGAACTTGAGCAAGCCATGTCAACCCATTATGTGACATAGATATCAATACATCCAGCCAGATAAACAGTTTTAAATATCACTCAAAGCCATCAGcataatttaaaaagatttaaGATGTTTGAGCTCTAGCCTCTAGTAAAATGGGACTCCCACTGAGCCGATAAATTTAAACCAGTGAATGGTTAACTGAAAATGACAGACCTAGAAACCAaacttttttttgttaatttaccATGCTGCCAAATGATTCCCAAGATGTTTGTGCATTATCCTGCTCACCCTCATGCAGATTTCTATGGAAAACTACGTGGGTGGAGAGCTACACCTTCACTGATGTCAAACaattattttcatcaaaacatattgattaattaccTGAAAATATTACTCAGAGCCCCCAGATCTAAATTCTAAATACTGCCAATTTTCAATACGAAACTATGgattcaatatatatttatttgaagcCCAGTATACCTGAAGCACGATGATGAAATTCATAGAATTCAAGATGAcatatatcatcatatacttaaCAACTAAAAAATATGTAAAGAAAACCACGTTGTAAGATGACAAATCCCATGTTAAAGATGTTATCAGAGATATTCATGGACAGCCCACTAATGAAGTCACTATAACATAGTCATATGCCTATTCAGACTAAAAAAACCATTAAATTGCCAATTGCCTCATTTACAATTAAAATCAACTTCCTTATCATGCCACGCATCCTTGTACCAAGTGTGGCAGATAACAGCAACCTTAAACAGACAAGAGTACTGGCGCTAGCTCagaaaacaattttgaaacTTGCTATCTTGGACCACAACAACCTATAGCTTAGTTTAGCGCTTTAGCATcacattttaatatttcaatataAATCACCTACAGGGCTGATATATGAACATAAACACTATGGCAATTGACATGAAATCAAACAGAATGTACCTCAACTTGTAACCGATCAACAAATGTGCTCGAAATCCAAGCACTGATTAAAAGCGCAGCGCTTTCTCCTTCAACAACCTACAATTCAGTAAAACCAAACCTCAGTGTTCTCCACCCAGTAACAGATTAAGACTGAATTGAGCTAAAAAAATCCATCCAAAACGAGAACAAGTAAAGAAATACTCACCACAATGGCATTATAAAGGTCGTTTAGCTCGAGAAGCTCCAGAACATAATACAGAACCGGCGTGTTGGCCACTGGCAACAGCACTTTGGGCACCTCCtgcaaatatttttcaaacattAACGAATACACATCAATGAATTGTGTAAATGCCACATAATATCAAATCGAAAGGGATTTTTTTGCAGGATTTTGATCAGAACTCCAAGGAAGATACCCTGGAAACGAGAGGGACCAGGGTTTTAGAGTAGCCGCCTGCTAACACCACCACTTGAAAATCCATTCCTCTCACAACTGCGTCGTCTCCGTCTTCAGATTAACGAAAAAAGAGGTGAAGTTCCTTCCTTTGTCAATCCGATTGTGCAATGGATGCACCGCTAATGGCTGAAGCTGGTTTTatttccaaatatatatatatatatatatatatatatttatttatttatttattttcacgCAAACTGCTATGGGATGTCTCCCATTGACTATACCTATAAAAAATTTAcgtttttttatgtttaaagaaaGGGAAATTGGGGATAAGTCCCCGGCCGTCATtctttttttgtgttcagtccttgggtacttttttagtaccacatttccacatgaagtgtaccacatttccacatgaagtgtaccacaatttgtatgacatagtaccacaattttgtgggtagggagtgaacccaaaaaaatattttgattgtggaTTTTTTACCAACTTCTcctttaaagaattaatttttatttaaattatagacCTGATGTATCTGTCAAACTGAGAATAAAGgtaaacattaattttttcataGTAAACAACCTCAAACCAAATGAAACACAACATTTGTAAGATATAAttgaattattaatttcttcttgTCACCAATCACAAAATCGACATAAATGGCTTTTGCTTCATTTATGGTATCATGTTTTCTTTTGTGATAAAAACAATCACGCCTCGTGGGTCACCCATCAACCTATAAATATTATTCGATTTCATGGAACTGTTCTTTGGTctttaaagtgacaaatatcaCGAAGGAGCAATTGATTTACCAGTATTAGTTGCAGCCCAGTTTGTTAACAGACCAAACCCTTTCACATTTGCCCAAAGAATCGGATACCATCGTTTcctctttattttatttatttctgtgATTCTGTCGGATTAATTTTTTGATGGAGATTACAATTTCTTCAAATCTCTAATTCTTCCACATCCCTTTTGGTTATAGATCAGTTTTAACAATACTGATTAAATGGACATAAAAAAGAGTGCCATAACATAACACACAGCTCCACTTGTTAATATAACCATACAAGAAGAAACGAAGAAAATTGTATAATGTGATCGTACACAGGCAGACAGGCGAGAGATCATTCATATCCAAAATGACAGTTGAAAACAATTGCTTCTTAACATACAACACACAACTCAATCACAGAAAATCCGCACAACAGAAGGGTTTGTAGTCTTGACACTCAGCTCTTCGACTTTGAATGCTTAACTAGCCAATCGATGACCTGATCGATGTTTGTGGAGTTCTTGCACGATATCATGAAACAGCAAACCTCTCGATCTGTGATGTTTTTCAAATCCCTGCACAACACAATTTGCTTACTTTAGAATTTGCTGGAAGAAAACTATGCAGGAATGCTAGTTCACACTATGATGGTCGAGCTTTGCACGATTCACATTGCATTTCTGTACTTACATTTGGTCGGTTAAGGCCTGTTTAGATAGTGCCTGAGGCTTGTCGATCTTGTTTCCTAGAACCAGCAGAGGAATACCACTTAGAGATGGTTTGCTAAGCAAATCGTGAAGTTCACTTTTGGAGATGTTGACGTTCTCGTGATCAGCAGCATCAACAACGTAGCTGCAAAAAACTCAGGTTTAAAAGAGACTAAATTggaatgatattatatatttagacTTGTGCATCCAAAACTTCATCGTTAGACgtatttaaatatcatatttcttAGAAGATGCACAATCACTAGACCGACATGATTTGCCTTAGGATTATACAAGTCACTTTTCATGGCTGTTAGTTCTAATATAGGAAAATGCCTTCCAATGAGAGAAGTGTGACATCATCGCAGTGTAAACTAAATCACAGAAGATGGAGTTAGTAACTTACACAATAGCTGAAACAGCACGACAGTATCGCTCCCACATACTGCGAAATCTAGGTTGACCTCCTAGATCCCACAACTTTATCGTTACATTCCCCTTAGTGACTTTCCGCATATTAAATCCTACCTGAATGATAAAAAATGTGACACATATTCGAATTAAATGTATGACAATCTAGAAGATAACTCACAATATCTAGATATAATAATTAACTTGGATTAAACTAGAAAACTTACTGTAGGGATCATGTCTTCACTATATCCACCAGTctaatgaaaaaagaaaaaggtgtAGTAAATGCAAGTGCTTTGATGTAGCATAAAGGTACCATAAGCAAACAGTTGTACAAATGTAAGCAAATGGATAATGCGTTTATTTACTTACAGCAACAACATTTACAAGTGAAGTTTTCCCAGCATTTTGAAGACCAATCAACGAGAGCTCCATTTCTTGCTTGAAAAACAGGCTGAAAGAATTATGAAATGATGAGAGAACTATAAAATACAAGTTTTTAAGTAAAGGAGCAAAATGATAAACATATACTTATATTACTTCTATGAAGACAAATTGATGATTGTTAACATTCTACCGTAGGTACAGTTATCTGTCCTAACTATCCTCAACAGAGTCACCATATAAACTCCCTGTTCATAATCTTTCTCTATATGAGTAACAGAAAAATGAACAGTTAACTTTGTACGCCAATATAGATACTTGCAGCAGAGGTGACATAAATTCAGCCAAACTGACTTTGACAACTCATGTTCTAATCTCATTGAATAGCACATTGGAGATATTTGAAGTTGGACAGGGAAGTGCCAACAAACAGTTGCAAACTTAAACAAATCAGTAGTCATGTGTTTGCTTCAAACTGGTTAATCACAATCATTTTGTTTCacttaattcaactagtaaacACTTAGAAGAATATAATCCCCACATGCGGAATGATGATCACTACAAGAACCATAAGCTAGGAAGATGAATAAGATAGCAAGGACTTTGCCGAAAGATCGATTTTTAGCACAACCTGCTTACGACGATGAAcccttcaaaattaaaatttttactaGTCCTCTAATGTGAACAATAAGATGGTGACCAACAAATAGCGTCGTGTATTTCCAGTCGACGGCCACCGTCCACGACCTTTGAAGCCATGTccgtatcatttttatttttttgtaattgttCAAAAATTTTACATGTAATTCGCTAAACTGGTAAGGAAGGATTACTGAATTAAACTTGATTCTACTATGTATTACCGTATAATAACAAGTTTTAATGAGCTTTACTTCATTAATATAGTGAACTACACGATGTACCATAAGGAGTCACGGACACCAATGAATCACGGATTACACAAGAGAGACCTGCAACTAGCAGCTAGCAGGACAACAACGAATCCCGAAGTCATATACATACTTGATAAATAATCATCACAACAGGGTCACCTCAATCTGCTTAAGAACGTGGCTAAAATAAATACATTTCCATTCACCAAAAAAGTAACAGTCTGATGGTAGGTTACATTCAAACCTAAGAAAATTCACATTTTCCATGTATCTAATATATTCGCCGAAAAACAACAattattgtttgttttttttttaaaaaaaataataatagcaGTAACCAAACCTCCGCAGCCAATTGAGAAAAGCTTCCCAGAGACCCATGTCTTCAATTGATCGCGACAGATCTCTACGTTGTCTTCTCTCAATTGACCTCCCCAGCAAGAAAAAAATCTGTTTTGCCTGTTCTTCTCTTCGATACGACAAACTGGTTTTGATTCCTTTTTTAGGACGAGCTCGTGTGCGTACGAGAATACACCCACAAAAATGGCGGAATGATTCCGTATCAAATCCAACGAACCAGGACTTTTCACGTGTCGGATGATAAATCACCTCCAGATTATATTGGATTGGATTGGGGGCAGAAATCAATAACTGCAATGTAAGGGAGATGGATTGGGCCTTCAAGGCTAAGTTCAGACTTGTATCACTGCCCGAAACTGCAgacattataaaatttatttattaatgttttttaaaaataattactctcaaataaaataaaataaaataaaagaaactcGGGAAAAAAAAAGACATAAAACAGACATTAtaaattgtattaaaaaaatttaaaagtaccCTCCAATAAAAAAATCTCCATCAccttaaaaaaaggaaaaaaaatgttgaagacaataaatttgattaaaaagtTTGGAATACAAAACTTACTTaagcaaattaaaaaaaatacaatactaTATTTGATTAAGAATGCATATATTTAACAAGGCAAATAAGATATTGGTTGTTGCTCCTCTAGCAGTAGCAAAAACACAATCGCCGCCGCCACCACCACCAGTATAGCCACCTCCGCTACCTCCCTCTTCACCGACGCCTTATAGAACGATTCATGAAATGCAACAATATGGATGCCATAACGGTTTTGAATTCAATAATCATGTAAATATAATCGTATAGAGCTCGAGCTGGCCCGAGTTTGGGGCCTCAGTCAAGTGCTAGCTAGGAAGGGTCAAGTAATGTAGTATCATATCAGGTCATTACCAATATCCCAAACTTCGACTAATCAATCATCAATCCATTTTTGGTTCCGCTTCCAAAAAGAAAACGGGAAGTGTAACCATAACTATAAAAACGTGAAATCGTGAGTCATTTTATAGTATATATAAACATCTTAGATTgtgtaattcaaatatttgatctatattgattaaatttaaccccttgttttattttgttaatacgaacttaaaatcaataatattttataggaTAACTATTGAAAAATTAGTTCAATTGTCCCACATattgttgttatttttttttaccatttagttttttttttagaaaaaacattttatattaagaATAATGCTATAGGTACAACCAAAATATCGTACAACGATATGTACAAcaataatattgtgatattttgctattatatcgtgagattttattattatttcgtgatattttgtattgaatttatcgtgagattttgataaatgaaattttgtatGAATTGTTGTATGAATTTGGTTATACATATAGCATTATTCTTATTTCAAATAGGTTCAAATCATAAACCGAAAACTTATATAATTAGCTTGCATAATTAATTGAAATGGTGATCGACAACaaactaatataatataataataaacacATACCAAACAACAGCACGTGACCAAGTAGACGAATCACTAACTGAAATAATTTTCGACATATGTAGTGGACTCATAATTAGGcgagaaaaaagagagaaagagACTCAAAGCGAGTTGGAATTCCATCATCATGATATATAAGCGattatttggaaaaattaaatgtaaattGAGGAGCATTACTTTAATTAGTGCTGGAAAAATTTAgtcatgtatatatgtatatttatgatgattatatatatgaatcatGAACAAtctaaattttaagttgtatgtcaaagatttaataaaaccAATCGACCATCCATACTGATATAAATCTATGAACTAGcaaaaattaaaggaaaaaattaaaatacgtaaaatatataaaaatataaagatttATCAGCATCTCGCTAGACGGATATTATACATATGAATgataaatgtgtgtgtgtgtatgtgtattATACTGCTGTACGTATATCCAACCTTAATATTTCGGTACAATGTTCGCTTGAGAGAAGGATTGGAGAGATTTGTGATGTAGCATGATATTGAATGATGATATTCAATATCATTGAACCATCATGCGTTTGACTcaagttttataataattagagttaaaaaaaaaggagaagatATGTCAAACTTGATTTAAACAATGAACTTAAAGTATAGCACAAACCGATCGAAGAGTAAAGGGGGCGATCACATGCATTATGTGCAATTACATATGGATCAAGCGCGATGCAACTGATCTATTAATGATGATCAAGCTTTTAACAATTGAGAGTCATATGAGATAAGTAGGTTATTTGCATTGCAAAAAAATGACGGCGCCATGCACATGGAGCACTACTGTCACATGGAAAGCTTTCTTTCATATATATTggtttgaaatattttgatgatCGAAAATGGGGGACAGTGTAAGCACACTACTCACAGCAATCTTGTGGTGTTCTAGTGATCTGGACCACTTTGTGGCGAAAAAGCGCCTTCTATTTGCTTCTTCTTCAATCTCCACAGTGCATGGACGCGCTTTGGGAACTCCTATATATACCCCACCGCTCCATGCAAACTAATTCAGTGTGGTTGTGGAATTCATTTTAGTGTTCTTTAAAAATTCATTCCATGGCTGCAAAGCGAGTTGTTGGCGTGCTTTTCTTCGTGTTCTCGTGTGTGGCGATATGTTCGGCAGCTAGGATTATCCTAGAGGCTCGTGTTGATGTGGCTGGTGAAGGGTATGGTGGTGGCGCCGGAGGAGGGTCTGGCGGAGGTGTGGTTGAGCATGGGTATGCGAGTGGTGGTGGAAGTGGTGCTGGAAAAGGTTCTGGGTATGGAGGAGAAGGAGAGCATGGTGCTGGAGGTGGTGGCGGTGGAGGCGGTAGTGGGGGTGGGGGTGGGGCTGCGTATGCTGCTGGGGGGGATCGTGGTGCAGGGCATGGAAGTGGAGGTGGTGAAGGAGGGGGTGCAGGCTATGGTGCGGGGGGTGCAcatggtggtggtggaggtggtggaggaggaggtgctgctgctgctggcgGAGGACATGCTGGTGGATATGGTGGAGGTGAAGGGGGAGGCAGTACTGGAGGTGGCTATGCTGCTGGTGGAGGATATGGAGGTGGCGGAGGTCATGGCAGTGAAGGTGGCTATGCTGCTGGTGGAGGATATGGAGGTGGCGGAGGTCATGGCAGTGGAGGTGGCTCTGCTAGTGCTGGAGGAGCAGCAGCCGAGGGATACGGTAGTGGTGAAGGTGCTGGAGGCGGAGCCGGAGAATCCCATGGAGGAGGTTATGGCGGTGGTGGAGGAGGAGGGTCAGGCGGCGGTGGTGCGTATGTTGGAGGTGAACATGCTAGTGCGTACGGCGGCGGCTCCGGTGCTGGCGAAGGCGGTGGCCATGGTTTCTATGCTCCTTAGAGCTTGTGCTGCATGCCTCTATAACATTTAATTATCCATTAAAATGAACATAGCTGTTCCTATCAAGCTAcagattatataaaattttatatatgatattattggaagtaaatgaataatttaaaagtaTGGTGTTtaattttatcccaatgggAGTATCTCCAATGTTAATTGTATTTccaattattaatataatgtaTCAACTTTGCTTTAATTTACTAAATATGTcgtgattaaatttattattggaTTCTGCACTTGACTGTACTAACTAAACAattagtttatatatatatatatatatataatgtgatCAAATATAGAAGCATGCAGCACAAGCTCTAAGGGATATTATAGTATAGTAAATAATAACTTAAATAATACTACATTGCTATttcaacaataaaaatattatgtaattGTTTTATTAGAACATAAAAGAGGGATGATTCGAAACTGACAGTAGAGTAGATAAACGGATAGCGTTAACATAAGTATGATTCTCGATCAATAATATAGTCCACATGGGATATATTTTATAGTTGTCGTGACAAATAGTCGATATGCGACAAATTTTAACGACTGTAACTGTATGTTACtattaatttgatattatgtttatctaaatattaaatattttgggcCCATCAAAAATTGGGCCGGAGGTGGATGACTCTTAAGCCTGCAACTTAGGTCTGATATCATTTATGGATTTATTCagcatttttataaaatttatgatataagaAACATTTATATAAGTGACAAATAAGACAGATGTCACTTGGGTaatgaatttgaatttaatatactACCGGCCTATTACttgtattataatttataagtaatttaatttgaaTGAAGTGGGAAAAAAACGTAAATACAGAAATATTTATAACTCTGttcattaatttatattatttggttGGTTGATTTATTGAAAAACTGGAGAGAGAATGAAGTGATTGAAGAAACAAATTTATGGAGACTAAAAATAGTAggtactaaaatatttaatataaggaGTTTAATTCTAATATattataggcaaaaacttgtgtgagacgatctcacgggtcgtatttgtgagacggatctcttatttgggtcatctatgaaaaaatattactttttatgctaagagtattactttatattgtgaatatgagtagggctgatccgtctcacagattaagatccgtgagacggtctcacattaGACTCACTCTATATTATATTAGTCTACAACACGTGTTGCACggagatatatttatatataaaatattagtctgtattatatatatttaatttaattgcgaatgaaattttaaaaaaaaatttgtagatatataaatattaataactatgataatcattaaaaaaatttgtattaacTGATTGGTTGATTGAAAAATAAAGTGATAATAAGGAGAGTGACGTGAGAAAATCGATTATGTTTtatcttataaaattatgattatGCCATGACGATGAATGGAAGTCTAGTCAAGTACTCAagtttcatatttaattaattaattattaattattaatattaacattaatatatattttcacaTCAATCATATATCTTAATCATTAGGCCGCACGAAATTGTTTTAAATACAATATTCGAATGGAACCCATTTAAGTTAATAATTTGGTTTTTTCACGAAGTTAGGAACCAATGATCATTATTTTATAACCTTATCagttaatacaaaatattttgttagaCGATTTtacgaatcaattttgtgagatatgtcttttatttgaatcactcataaaaaaataatatttttatgtcaaaaacattgtttattattgtaaatatgaatacGATTGATACATCTCACAACTAAAAATCCGTGAATCCATCTCACAATAAACATATTACTTaacaaattgatttttattttttaaataatcggTCAACTTATTTGGATTCTTTGTTTTTTTGGAATATGAAATGCTAAATAAATTCGAGTttcgacaaaaaaaaaattgttgcacATATATAATTAACGTGTTAGTATGGTTATTTCGATTGTACTCAATTAACTTTTGTGCAATCATTGTTCACTAGTCGATATTGTACAAATTTAAGTTCAagttgataattttttaaatggttGGCGAACACTGCATTTCGTACTCAGTCACCTTATAATAATATCCTATTTGATCTAAATATTAGAAAACTTATGatacatttaataatttttcaaaacaatttgaaagttttttttaattgtacCAAATATCTTATTCCTTGATAAATCTCATATAGACTAAAAATTACATGCATttgtttttcttaattaatatcGACACAacaaatgaaatataaatattatgttatttagAATCATCGTCCAAATGACGTATTGACATAAACATCTTCCAATAAGATATAGGAACAGACATGAGCTCGATAATAAGAAATAGCAATTCCACTTAATGCGAGCCCAAATGAGCACGAAAAAGGATTCAATTTATTTGCGCCCTTAATCAAACTCATGTTACATTTGATCAAAGGTGCTCGGAATAGAAATAATCCTAACACGATTTAGCAACAAAAAAAGGTGACGAATCTTTGGGATATCAAAAAAATCACCGTACGAGGTGCGAAAGGAGTAAATGTTTACAATCCTAAACTCTTCATAGTAAAAAGATTACACCATTTCGTCGCTAATCTTTACCTTTCCGTTGCAACATCCCCTTCTACCGCGTCCCTCATCGACGAAATCTTTTTTTCGGCAGCCTGCGCTTCCATTATCCGATGAAGGCTTCTGGAGCTCATCACGTCTCTCAAGAAAC
The window above is part of the Primulina huaijiensis isolate GDHJ02 unplaced genomic scaffold, ASM1229523v2 scaffold24871, whole genome shotgun sequence genome. Proteins encoded here:
- the LOC140967232 gene encoding ADP-ribosylation factor-like protein 8a, with amino-acid sequence MGLWEAFLNWLRSLFFKQEMELSLIGLQNAGKTSLVNVVATGGYSEDMIPTVGFNMRKVTKGNVTIKLWDLGGQPRFRSMWERYCRAVSAIVYVVDAADHENVNISKSELHDLLSKPSLSGIPLLVLGNKIDKPQALSKQALTDQMDLKNITDREVCCFMISCKNSTNIDQVIDWLVKHSKSKS
- the LOC140967320 gene encoding uncharacterized protein isoform X1; the protein is MAAKRVVGVLFFVFSCVAICSAARIILEARVDVAGEGYGGGAGGGSGGGVVEHGYASGGGSGAGKGSGYGGEGEHGAGGGGGGGGSGGGGGAAYAAGGDRGAGHGSGGGEGGGAGYGAGGAHGGGGGGGGGGAAAAGGGHAGGYGGGEGGGSTGGGYAAGGGYGGGGGHGSEGGYAAGGGYGGGGGHGSGGGSASAGGAAAEGYGSGEGAGGGAGESHGGGYGGGGGGGSGGGGAYVGGEHASAYGGGSGAGEGGGHGFYAP
- the LOC140967320 gene encoding uncharacterized protein isoform X2 — protein: MAAKRVVGVLFFVFSCVAICSAARIILEARVDVAGEGYGGGAGGGSGGGVVEHGYASGGGSGAGKGSGYGGEGEHGAGGGGGGGGSGGGGGAAYAAGGDRGAGHGSGGGEGGGAGYGAGGAHGGGGGGGGGGAAAAGGGHAGGYGGGEGGGSTGGGYAAGGGYGGGGGHGSGGGSASAGGAAAEGYGSGEGAGGGAGESHGGGYGGGGGGGSGGGGAYVGGEHASAYGGGSGAGEGGGHGFYAP